A single window of Hirundo rustica isolate bHirRus1 chromosome 16, bHirRus1.pri.v3, whole genome shotgun sequence DNA harbors:
- the TTPAL gene encoding alpha-tocopherol transfer protein-like isoform X4, with translation MSGESDCTRTSPSAGSPSDNELLPDRPKYVCTLSPDLVTKAREELQEKPEWRLRDVQALRDMVCKDYPSLGTCLDDAFLLRFLRARKFDYDRALQLLVNYHTCRRTWPEVFSNLKPSAIKPVLESGFVTVLPHRDPQGRHVVCIRPDRWTPSNYPITENIRAIYLTLEKLIQSEETQVNGIVILADYKGVSLSKASHFGPFVAKKVIGILQDGFPIRIKAVNIINEPRIFKGIFAIIKPFLKEKIANRFFLHGCDLNSLHQNIPPVILPEEYGGTAGKLDISAWNELLLASEEDFLHDFSELVLPCDSSPHDLLVFV, from the exons ATGTCAGGAGAGAGCGACTGCACCAGGACAAGTCCGTCAGCAGGGTCTCCATCAGACAATGAGCTCCTGCCAGACCGGCCAAAGTATGTTTGTACCCTGTCTCCTGATCTTGTTACCAAAGCCCGggaggagctccaggagaagcCTGAATGGAGGCTCCGCGACGTGCAGGCGCTCCGAGATATGGTGTGCAAGGACTATCCCTCCCTGGGGACGTGCCTGGACGATGCTTTCTTGCTAAGGTTCCTCCGAGCCAGGAAGTTTGACTACGATCGAGCGCTTCAGCTCCTGGTCAACTACCACACCTGCAGGAGGACCTGGCCAGAGGTGTTCAGTAACCTGAAGCCATCTGCAATAAAGCCTGTCCTGGAGTCAGGCTTTGTCACTGTGCTGCCTCACCGGGACCCGCAGGGACGCCACGTCGTCTGCATCCGCCCAG ACAGATGGACACCCAGTAATTATCCGATTACTGAGAACATTCGTGCCATATACTTAACCTTAGAAAAACTCATTCAGTCCGAAGAGACCCAGGTGAATGGAATTGTAATCCTGGCAGACTACAAAGGAGTCAGCTTATCTAAGGCGTCTCATTTTGGTCCTTTTGTAGCCAAAAAAGTGATTGGAATTCTTCAG GATGGATTCCCCATTCGAATAAAGGCTGTTAACATAATAAATGAGCCTCGTATATTCAAAGGCATTTTTGCAATCATCAAGccttttctgaaggaaaagatCGCAAACAGG ttttttCTTCACGGCTGTGATCTGAATTCCCTTCACCAAAACATTCCTCCAGTGATCCTTCCTGAAGAGTACGGTGGTACTGCAGGCAAGCTGGACATCTCTGCCTGGAAcgagctgctgctggcctctGAAGAGGACTTCCTGCATGATTTCTCCGAGCTGGTGCTCCCCTGTGACAGCTCTCCCCACGATCTGCTA GTCTTTGTCTAG
- the TTPAL gene encoding alpha-tocopherol transfer protein-like isoform X1, which produces MSGESDCTRTSPSAGSPSDNELLPDRPKYVCTLSPDLVTKAREELQEKPEWRLRDVQALRDMVCKDYPSLGTCLDDAFLLRFLRARKFDYDRALQLLVNYHTCRRTWPEVFSNLKPSAIKPVLESGFVTVLPHRDPQGRHVVCIRPDRWTPSNYPITENIRAIYLTLEKLIQSEETQVNGIVILADYKGVSLSKASHFGPFVAKKVIGILQDGFPIRIKAVNIINEPRIFKGIFAIIKPFLKEKIANRFFLHGCDLNSLHQNIPPVILPEEYGGTAGKLDISAWNELLLASEEDFLHDFSELVLPCDSSPHDLLVFV; this is translated from the exons ATGTCAGGAGAGAGCGACTGCACCAGGACAAGTCCGTCAGCAGGGTCTCCATCAGACAATGAGCTCCTGCCAGACCGGCCAAAGTATGTTTGTACCCTGTCTCCTGATCTTGTTACCAAAGCCCGggaggagctccaggagaagcCTGAATGGAGGCTCCGCGACGTGCAGGCGCTCCGAGATATGGTGTGCAAGGACTATCCCTCCCTGGGGACGTGCCTGGACGATGCTTTCTTGCTAAGGTTCCTCCGAGCCAGGAAGTTTGACTACGATCGAGCGCTTCAGCTCCTGGTCAACTACCACACCTGCAGGAGGACCTGGCCAGAGGTGTTCAGTAACCTGAAGCCATCTGCAATAAAGCCTGTCCTGGAGTCAGGCTTTGTCACTGTGCTGCCTCACCGGGACCCGCAGGGACGCCACGTCGTCTGCATCCGCCCAG ACAGATGGACACCCAGTAATTATCCGATTACTGAGAACATTCGTGCCATATACTTAACCTTAGAAAAACTCATTCAGTCCGAAGAGACCCAGGTGAATGGAATTGTAATCCTGGCAGACTACAAAGGAGTCAGCTTATCTAAGGCGTCTCATTTTGGTCCTTTTGTAGCCAAAAAAGTGATTGGAATT CTTCAGGATGGATTCCCCATTCGAATAAAGGCTGTTAACATAATAAATGAGCCTCGTATATTCAAAGGCATTTTTGCAATCATCAAGccttttctgaaggaaaagatCGCAAACAGG ttttttCTTCACGGCTGTGATCTGAATTCCCTTCACCAAAACATTCCTCCAGTGATCCTTCCTGAAGAGTACGGTGGTACTGCAGGCAAGCTGGACATCTCTGCCTGGAAcgagctgctgctggcctctGAAGAGGACTTCCTGCATGATTTCTCCGAGCTGGTGCTCCCCTGTGACAGCTCTCCCCACGATCTGCTA GTCTTTGTCTAG
- the TTPAL gene encoding alpha-tocopherol transfer protein-like isoform X3 codes for MSGESDCTRTSPSAGSPSDNELLPDRPKYVCTLSPDLVTKAREELQEKPEWRLRDVQALRDMVCKDYPSLGTCLDDAFLLRFLRARKFDYDRALQLLVNYHTCRRTWPEVFSNLKPSAIKPVLESGFVTVLPHRDPQGRHVVCIRPDRWTPSNYPITENIRAIYLTLEKLIQSEETQVNGIVILADYKGVSLSKASHFGPFVAKKVIGILQDGFPIRIKAVNIINEPRIFKGIFAIIKPFLKEKIANRFFLHGCDLNSLHQNIPPVILPEEYGGTAGKLDISAWNELLLASEEDFLHDFSELVLPCDSSPHDLLVSGDADEKQCDDSLRGMKPQLYYCY; via the exons ATGTCAGGAGAGAGCGACTGCACCAGGACAAGTCCGTCAGCAGGGTCTCCATCAGACAATGAGCTCCTGCCAGACCGGCCAAAGTATGTTTGTACCCTGTCTCCTGATCTTGTTACCAAAGCCCGggaggagctccaggagaagcCTGAATGGAGGCTCCGCGACGTGCAGGCGCTCCGAGATATGGTGTGCAAGGACTATCCCTCCCTGGGGACGTGCCTGGACGATGCTTTCTTGCTAAGGTTCCTCCGAGCCAGGAAGTTTGACTACGATCGAGCGCTTCAGCTCCTGGTCAACTACCACACCTGCAGGAGGACCTGGCCAGAGGTGTTCAGTAACCTGAAGCCATCTGCAATAAAGCCTGTCCTGGAGTCAGGCTTTGTCACTGTGCTGCCTCACCGGGACCCGCAGGGACGCCACGTCGTCTGCATCCGCCCAG ACAGATGGACACCCAGTAATTATCCGATTACTGAGAACATTCGTGCCATATACTTAACCTTAGAAAAACTCATTCAGTCCGAAGAGACCCAGGTGAATGGAATTGTAATCCTGGCAGACTACAAAGGAGTCAGCTTATCTAAGGCGTCTCATTTTGGTCCTTTTGTAGCCAAAAAAGTGATTGGAATT CTTCAGGATGGATTCCCCATTCGAATAAAGGCTGTTAACATAATAAATGAGCCTCGTATATTCAAAGGCATTTTTGCAATCATCAAGccttttctgaaggaaaagatCGCAAACAGG ttttttCTTCACGGCTGTGATCTGAATTCCCTTCACCAAAACATTCCTCCAGTGATCCTTCCTGAAGAGTACGGTGGTACTGCAGGCAAGCTGGACATCTCTGCCTGGAAcgagctgctgctggcctctGAAGAGGACTTCCTGCATGATTTCTCCGAGCTGGTGCTCCCCTGTGACAGCTCTCCCCACGATCTGCTAGTGAGTGGGGACGCTGATGAAAAGCAGTGTGATGATTCCCTGCGAGGGATGAAACCTCAGCTCTATTACTGTTACTAA
- the TTPAL gene encoding alpha-tocopherol transfer protein-like isoform X2, translating into MSGESDCTRTSPSAGSPSDNELLPDRPKYVCTLSPDLVTKAREELQEKPEWRLRDVQALRDMVCKDYPSLGTCLDDAFLLRFLRARKFDYDRALQLLVNYHTCRRTWPEVFSNLKPSAIKPVLESGFVTVLPHRDPQGRHVVCIRPDRWTPSNYPITENIRAIYLTLEKLIQSEETQVNGIVILADYKGVSLSKASHFGPFVAKKVIGILQDGFPIRIKAVNIINEPRIFKGIFAIIKPFLKEKIANRFFLHGCDLNSLHQNIPPVILPEEYGGTAGKLDISAWNELLLASEEDFLHDFSELVLPCDSSPHDLLVSGDADEKQCDDSLRGMKPQLYYCY; encoded by the exons ATGTCAGGAGAGAGCGACTGCACCAGGACAAGTCCGTCAGCAGGGTCTCCATCAGACAATGAGCTCCTGCCAGACCGGCCAAAGTATGTTTGTACCCTGTCTCCTGATCTTGTTACCAAAGCCCGggaggagctccaggagaagcCTGAATGGAGGCTCCGCGACGTGCAGGCGCTCCGAGATATGGTGTGCAAGGACTATCCCTCCCTGGGGACGTGCCTGGACGATGCTTTCTTGCTAAGGTTCCTCCGAGCCAGGAAGTTTGACTACGATCGAGCGCTTCAGCTCCTGGTCAACTACCACACCTGCAGGAGGACCTGGCCAGAGGTGTTCAGTAACCTGAAGCCATCTGCAATAAAGCCTGTCCTGGAGTCAGGCTTTGTCACTGTGCTGCCTCACCGGGACCCGCAGGGACGCCACGTCGTCTGCATCCGCCCAG ACAGATGGACACCCAGTAATTATCCGATTACTGAGAACATTCGTGCCATATACTTAACCTTAGAAAAACTCATTCAGTCCGAAGAGACCCAGGTGAATGGAATTGTAATCCTGGCAGACTACAAAGGAGTCAGCTTATCTAAGGCGTCTCATTTTGGTCCTTTTGTAGCCAAAAAAGTGATTGGAATTCTTCAG GATGGATTCCCCATTCGAATAAAGGCTGTTAACATAATAAATGAGCCTCGTATATTCAAAGGCATTTTTGCAATCATCAAGccttttctgaaggaaaagatCGCAAACAGG ttttttCTTCACGGCTGTGATCTGAATTCCCTTCACCAAAACATTCCTCCAGTGATCCTTCCTGAAGAGTACGGTGGTACTGCAGGCAAGCTGGACATCTCTGCCTGGAAcgagctgctgctggcctctGAAGAGGACTTCCTGCATGATTTCTCCGAGCTGGTGCTCCCCTGTGACAGCTCTCCCCACGATCTGCTAGTGAGTGGGGACGCTGATGAAAAGCAGTGTGATGATTCCCTGCGAGGGATGAAACCTCAGCTCTATTACTGTTACTAA